TTTAAATAGCGCCACGTTAAAGTCGTGAGAACGTTTCTCAGTCATCTTCCTACAGAATAACAGTTTGATAATAAAAGCAACATCTAGTCCACCACAAATATTACACCTAGAAgagatgacaaacaaaaaactgagcACGGTGGCACATTAACAGAGAGGATGGCAGTGCTTAGAGACTATTAAGAGCTTCAAAAGGAACACAAAAACGCTTAACCGTCAAATTACAcagtcttcaaatgtcttgagAGACTAAAGATTGGCAGATCTCAGCAGTATCTGATGATAGGAActgatttaaaatacattaatgcCCAAAAGTGAAAGTGGAACCCTGTTTGCCAGTCTTCTCTCCACTCGTCAGACCGGTCCCGTTGAGACCCGGATCAGGAGTCCTCGTTCTCCTCCACAGCTTTGTGGCGCAGCTCATGAAGGACCGGGGTTAGGGTTTCTTTGAGTGTCGCGTATAGAGACTCACTCTTCTCTGAGGCGGGGTCCAtctggagagaggaaagaagaaaaaatgattccTGCATGCAAAACACGCGCATGTCTTAATATATTCAATACGCGCCGTAATATTAATGCTCACCTTAGTAAACACTTTGATTGTTTGGTTAAGAAAACTATCCTCCACTTCTTCAGGCATCGGCAGGAGATGAGCAGCACAGTCGAGGATGCAGAGCAGAGTGAGTCTGTGGCCCTGGAAGGGGGAAGGAGACGTATGTATGATACcattagattattttaaaagcaataaCAGCATCACATAAATTAGATGAATGAAAAGACAGTCCAATGACAAGCCTAGGGATGGCCTTGGTTtaaaaccatagactgtgtataagaagggAACGTATTCGTTGTGACGTCACCAAACCTATATGGACACTCACTCATGATTCTCATCGTGCCGAGTATGAAACACTTCCTGCACAAAATAGACCGTTCCTTGTTTACACTGCATGGTAGTATACATTGCTTAGCTAATGCTGCTAGATTATTTTATGGAGTTGACAACACTGGACTGGGTTTTTCCAATTGGACAATCTTTTCTTCATCTAGTGCACTAATGTTTGTTGCTGTCTGTGAACAGACATAAAATAATCtcttcaatacatttttaatacaagCTTTTCCAACTTTTTAGATTTGACAGCTGTGTTCCAAACCGGCAGTCACGTTGATTTAGTCAAGAATCATCATGTTCTGTTAGAAATTTGTAGACACAGAAGTGCATCTCTCCAGCAAATGCTGTTGGTGTGGACTGCCTATAATAcattcacaacaaaaacaggacttttattttgccACAAAGCCATGATTATAATTAGTTTGACAGTGTTACAGGACACTGTGTTAAACATCGCCTGGAACAAAGCTGTTAAACAGTGTCAGAGTGCTTCAGATAGTGATGCTGCAGAGGATGTTCAACCGAGCTACCTTTTCCAGCGAGTCCAGGGCATTCTGTGGGTTGACGTTCTTTTCGCTGAGGGCTTTTACATCCTCACTGCTAATGACTGGATCCTTGAGCTGCTCCAGCCAGGACCACATCAGACCGGAGAGGACCAGAGGATCTCTCTCCACGCACAGCCTCTCCCACGCTCCCTCTCTGGAGTTCAGCTCATTCTGCacatcacaataataatattgtgataataataataaaggattatcttatcttatcttatcttatctaacaaAGAGCAGGATTGAAACAATGTGTCacaaacccaaaaaataaataaaacaaatgcaggTTTTAAATCCGGCGGcaaacctccggttctgaaaagtgaagccaatgaggaagtgtcttaaatcaagtgagaagtagagtcattttctcatagacttctatacaatcagactgctttttgcaaccagaggagttgcccccttctggtcagtggagagaatgcaagttttgcTTCGGCTCTACAGTTATCCAGactggacagagagagagcaaatgAAGTGAAACGCCAAAGCGAGTTTATACGAGTCGAGTTCGTACACATGTATATGCTAGGCATTATGGAaagacttcaaaataaaagcgacCCTCAAGGTGAACATGATAGGCAATTTCTCATTCATTCAATAAATCAGTCAGTCTGTTGAtagtaaatcaataaaatacatgaataaattaaacaaaatgaatgaatatgaaaacTAAATGAACTGAATGATAATGAATAACTGGTATGCTTGAAATTATCGAGATATAGCTCATATATCGTGGTGGTGCCCTTAAAGTATTGCCCAGCCCTACTACATGGTATATTTGAGATTATTTTCTGAGGTACACTACCTGCCACATTGAGACCTTGGAGGTGAAATCTTTGTCCGTCAGGTCCATGGCCAGTGCTTTGGCCACCAGCAGGCGTCTGCCCTCTGGGGACAGCTCAGACTGGAAGGTGATGAAGGGAACCTCTCTGACATTCCCTTTGTCTCCGCCGCCCGCTGACACGTCCACATCCGTCTGCTCCTCGCCGGTCAACGCTTTGCTCCTGTTGGATAAGGCTGGCAGCACAGCCTCACAGTGAGTTGTTCTTCCCTGGTCTGACAGGTCCAGAGGCAAACTCCGATGCACCTTGCGTAGTGGCTTTTTTAATAAGTGGGATCCTGTGTCTTGCTTTGCGTCTGTATCCAGGCCCTGAATGCTGCTGATGGTGTCCTGAGGAGAGGGGTCGTAAAATCTGGGGGGGATACAGGCTGTGAGGCTGCTGTGAGACCAGGAATGTCTAGTCAAGCGGTTCATTGGTTTGTTGCTCTTCAGATTTCCTAAATGGTGCTGCCGTTGTCCAAGTTTGTGAAGGACAGAATCGCTGTAACTGAGTCTCCTGTTGTTGGACAGGGAGGACTTCAGGGGTGTTCCTGCATTCTGGCTCCTCCACAGAGGGTCAAGCTCATTATCGCTGGCGAGGGGCTGATCATGAGGGGGTCCGGACTGCATAGCTGGTGGGCCGAGGGGATGAGACGAGCAAGGAGGGACAGGGATCCCCTTCCCCCTCATCTCCTTCCCAAGCTGCTGGAGGGCCTGCTGGGACACGGTCTTCTCCACCTCGGCTGTCAGGTCGGGGATCTCCAGCCACTCCTCCTCGATCACCACCTGTCTGTCGGCTGCGATGTCCACAAGGAGCCCGCACACCAGCTGGACAACCTTTGGCACGTGCTTCATCTGTCGGGCCTCGTAGCCGTGCAGCAGGTGGCGCTGGCGGGTGAGATACTGGGACAGGGTGACGGCACTCGCTTTGGGTTCTGCGCAGGAGAAGACGCTTCGGAGGGGAACCAGGAACTGGGCGAACTCCCGGACGCACAGAAGCTGGCCTCTGGTCTGGATGGAGTTGGGCCTCTTGGCTCGCACGAACAGGATGGCTTGGTCGGCGCTCATCCGGGATGTAAAAACCAAGTAACAAGCCAACAACACACCTACGtgataaagacattttacaatTAAGGATTCTAAGGGCGCGTCCATctgcattgttttctgttttttttttatggaatcGCCCACTGAGCTGTTAGCAAAAAACTTTAGTAAGCTAATCTTTATTGTTATGAATAATGtgaatgctaacgttagctgtagCTTCTGATTTTTAGCAGTGGGGTTGTATGTATACTCCCGCCTTGTGCAAGGTGACTGCTTTTGTaaatggagtcttgtggctcTGAACAGAGCGATATAAGGGCTTTAGTTCCTCGCCGTACGCTTTATgtagaatattttcacagctttttcCTTGCCGTCAGACAGACCTTTCTGCCGGGGATCTGAAGCCAGTATTTCTTAGTAGCagtaacatttaaacatttattgatttgGATATATAAAAGGACCCCACTGAGAAGTTATGGAATGATACATAAACctcaatgacaaaaaacaaatggacCCGCCCTTTAAGCCATATGCCAAACTGACCGGTGTTACAAACCTGTTCTTCCAAGACCGGCATGGcagtggacagccattttcccCTCTTGGACGGCAAATGACATGACTTTTACCATGTCAAGGATCGTAGTCAGAGAAGCCACACCGTAATCCTTCCACCCAAAGTTGTAGTAATAAACTGAGACACACAAAGCCAGAGAAATTCAGAGCTGGTCAGTATTTACATAATACATCCATCTGTTAAAGTGATGGAAGTGTAACACAAAGacatatgtttattttacattagaTTATAAAAAGAGTACTCCTCCAATGCAACGGTTAATTCCTACAGCACGGCCAGACTCGTAATGATCAGTATGATGCATGATAAAGACCTACAGGCTTTTTTAGTGTCAAATTAATGACAGCACTCTTCAAAAATGCAGCTGTTGCTCTTATCAGGTGACTTAGGGGAAAGATCTCAGGAGAGCTTATCAGGAAGAGGAATCCAGATTGCAAACCTCCAAAGACATAACAAAAGTGGAATCCCTCGGTAATTACTTGGTTACTAGGGATAACGTCCCGTTCCCgatgtggaaaaacacaaaacattgatGGTCCGGAGAAAATGTTGAATCCACTTTAGTCCCTTATCTTATAACAGCTCCTGAGATTCAATTTCTACCTCTATTCTGAAGCCATGCAGTCTACTCTTCATCTCAAATGGGTTGCACATCTTATTTATAAACAAAACCATGATTTAATATACATGTTAAGTAAAGTGAGCTAGTAAAGCACTCACTAATATCCCTTTTGACAATGGAAGCTGAAGTTTAGCTTGAATTAGCTGTTCCTCTCATTATCAGGTGAGACAGCTGCTGTGTCGTGTATCTGATCTCTGATCAGTTCAACCACTGAATGATGTGTATGGTAAAGGACTGGTGAGAGAGCCTTTGAAGATGCTAAAATGTCTGGCTCGTAGTTCATGAATCATGCATGTGTATGTCTTTGTTTATGGATCGTTGTTAGCTAGCTTTTTTTGCTAACTGTTAATTGTTGTAATCAAACTGCTTATAGTTTCTGACAGTTACCAGAACACATTTCTGCATTGGTTCATGTGTCCTGTGTTTCGGGAGTCTACAGAATGTGTTGGTCCGGGTGGATATAGAGACTCACTTCCTGCCTCCATGAAGGTTTCGGGTCGATAAGTGAAACCACTCCCCGGCTCCAGCGGGTTGCCACAGCTGGCGTGTTCTCCGGGCCGCTGCAGGTTAATGACCGTCTTCAAACCACACCTGAGCACCACAGCAGGTCCACGTCAGCACGCGAGCAGTAGGCCGCCACAAgtcaacacaacacacacattacagcgCATAGACGGCAACCAGCATCCATTTCACTGTTAATCTAAATGTTAGTAAAGaaccaaataaatcaaatgcaatGCTCAGATTCATGtgaggtgagagagaaggagactACTGTACCTTCGAAATTGTTCCATTACATTATATTTCTCTATGATTTCAGTGGAAGGCCTTGCCATAGCTAGCAAGTTGTCAGTAATCCTGGAAGTGGAGAATATGACAAGTTAGGGGGAGATGTGTTATACAGAAAAATCTTAGATTAATAATGGTGAATTAGGATTAATTAGAATCTGTAAAGAGCTCAAGATACCAAAGACCCTTAATAATTGaactaataaataatagatatcaccatgaaacttccccagtttaTTACTTACATAAAGACAAATATATTCTGTATCACAGGTTTTCTGAATTGTTATGTTAAAATaggcaaatgaggcattatctaatggtatcCTTTGTTGGATTTAGAAGAAATCTTCAGACGCAAATAAACGTAGTAAGAAGAAGtggtaaaataaacacctaaatgtgtattttggatctTTTCTTTCCACTCGTCTGAAAGTAAAAATGTTATTGAAGCAAAATGGCCTGAAAATGTACTAGTGcatgaaaaatgttgttgtttttttgctggtgCTGTCTCatcttgaaaaaaagagaaagaccCTGCAAACATGCTGATGcaccaaaacaaatcaatttgcAAAACAATAACCAGAACAAACGTATCGGCTTTTCATGTAACTATTGATGTGGCCTCCAGTCACCCAGCTCAATGCTGAGAGGAAAagcacaacaacacagaggatgaaGACCGGCCAACGTACCAGGACGAGTAGAGTCCTTTGATGGCTTGCTCCTCATCGCTCCAGCGAGAGGGGTTCTCATATTTGCAGGCTTTCCCTCCGCAGGCCATGGAGCACTGCATGTGACCGGGGATGACGTGCCTCAGGGTCTCCCCCATCTTGGTGTACTTGGCTGTAGGGACCCTGGTATTGGctagtggggggaaaaaacaacaacaaagaaaagaaacacaagaacactTTGACAATACTCATCAGTGTTTAGTGCATGCTCTACTTGCAGCTGAAGTCAACATCGAAGCCCTAAATGCCAAATAATTTCTTCAGAGTGGTGGTTACATCTCCTGATCCTGCGTTCAGCAGGAGGTGGGGGCTGCTTCACGCTGACGGCCACCATGACTCTgtggaaggaagaggagagcgtCTCCAGGGCGGAGCTGCGTCTGCGCTGAAGGACCTTCAGCAGGACGTCCGAGGCCGAATGCCGGCGGTCCTGCCTCCTCCCGCTGCCCGCCATCTCCTCGGCTACGGAGCGGCGTCCTCGGTGCAGCTGCATGTTGTACTAACAAAAGCGACGGCTCGACAGCTCTGTGGCAGCGATGAATCATCACACGACAATCACCCGTTTGCAAAGAGAGGTTACAGCTCAGTTTCATCAGCAGCATTTGATGCGTCACCATGACGACCGTCTCCAAAGTCGTCGGTGGGAGGTGGACGAATGTTGCGCACACGCAGATTACACACATGGACGCACACAGATCTGAGGGGAGGCTTAttaatgaaagaggaaaaatgcTGTGCAGTGaacactgaacacacagcatGCTCTAGGGAAACACTGAATCCACAATGGCCAATGGTTGACATAACACAACACTTCtactaataaaacaatgtttttgtgtagAAAATGTCAACAATCATTGTCACAACCAATGCTTGATCAAACTTCCcaaattaaattgtttattttgtttattagaaagagaagaaaatccTCCCATTTAAAGCTAGAACCAGCTGGAGCTACTAGATCGTTTCCAGgagcagatatatatatttaagcaTCAAGCCTATTGCCTGCTACTATCAACACTAACAATTAAGAGGAACACCAActaaatgaataatacaaatgtgttatttccATGGCCTAGGAAAGTTGAATCAATATTTGTGATCAGGAGCTACTCTCAAGTCTCAAACTTGTGATATCATCAAGTACAAAGTCTGGAGCTGCTCCACATACTCTTTGAGATGAGCCAGGCGTAGAATGAATCACCGGCGATCGCtgcacaatgcatgctggttAGATTTTCGTCCAACTTAATCGCGACACGTAGGCAACGATGACCTAGAGAGATCGACAACTTTCCAAGCGAAGTGCAGCTCATCTCCAATGAgcctaacaacaacaactgcataCAAAACTCCATACTAGCATGCTGTTTAGTAAGCTAaaacagtgtgtgagatttTAGAAAGGTCTGACACCTTGGTATGAAACTAATTGTAGGTGAACTGCATATTCTACCCGGTGGAATATTACAGTGTGCAAACACTGGACCCTACAGCGGCAtaaatatcccacaatgcaatgagATTATGACGATGTTGTTCGAAACAGACAATGGCTGACAGCTCTGTAACCTCAATAACGCTTCAATTTAGATTTTACATTGCTAGGCATAATATATGATTTCAATTAGTTCAGACTTTATGATTATCATAAATGAGTCACATTAATGGGAGAATACCTGTGTGGACCCAGACTGTTTTATTACCCTTAATAAGCTGTATTCTATTGTAGTGATGTCATCTTGAACATCTTTCCAATTCATCACCTATGGAGCAGTTCCAGGCTTTATACTTGATGAAATcacaaatttaattttttagCACGGGAGAGAGTCGTTCATGTTTACTCATATTTTTTGGACTGTCTTAGATCATAGGaatgaattttgaaaatgggCGTAGGTACACTTTAAATGAGgtaatacatttttggaaactTGAATATCAAAAACAGAAGAGCTGTAACAATGAGATAACTTTAATCTACTGCTTTAGGACAAGACTATGTAACTGTTACTCTGACAATGTGCTTGAGGTCGGCTCAACCAATCGGCGGCCAGGCCCCCATCGAACTGAAGCCAGAAGGTGAAGTGATGCTGCTGGCTCTCAGTGTGTGGGAGCAGCAGGCGGGCTA
This portion of the Anoplopoma fimbria isolate UVic2021 breed Golden Eagle Sablefish chromosome 17, Afim_UVic_2022, whole genome shotgun sequence genome encodes:
- the ptpdc1a gene encoding protein tyrosine phosphatase domain-containing protein 1, which gives rise to MAAGVSILSDLPYSDSGARSGEIGREMETANTRVPTAKYTKMGETLRHVIPGHMQCSMACGGKACKYENPSRWSDEEQAIKGLYSSWITDNLLAMARPSTEIIEKYNVMEQFRRCGLKTVINLQRPGEHASCGNPLEPGSGFTYRPETFMEAGIYYYNFGWKDYGVASLTTILDMVKVMSFAVQEGKMAVHCHAGLGRTGVLLACYLVFTSRMSADQAILFVRAKRPNSIQTRGQLLCVREFAQFLVPLRSVFSCAEPKASAVTLSQYLTRQRHLLHGYEARQMKHVPKVVQLVCGLLVDIAADRQVVIEEEWLEIPDLTAEVEKTVSQQALQQLGKEMRGKGIPVPPCSSHPLGPPAMQSGPPHDQPLASDNELDPLWRSQNAGTPLKSSLSNNRRLSYSDSVLHKLGQRQHHLGNLKSNKPMNRLTRHSWSHSSLTACIPPRFYDPSPQDTISSIQGLDTDAKQDTGSHLLKKPLRKVHRSLPLDLSDQGRTTHCEAVLPALSNRSKALTGEEQTDVDVSAGGGDKGNVREVPFITFQSELSPEGRRLLVAKALAMDLTDKDFTSKVSMWQNELNSREGAWERLCVERDPLVLSGLMWSWLEQLKDPVISSEDVKALSEKNVNPQNALDSLEKGHRLTLLCILDCAAHLLPMPEEVEDSFLNQTIKVFTKMDPASEKSESLYATLKETLTPVLHELRHKAVEENEDS